The nucleotide sequence agaaagttattaattattaactaataatatctcaaaaataaattaagcaaacaaatatattgtgatactttagaaagaaaacttttatttttattatataactacaGATTGTCAATAATGTttgtaattttagaatttatttttcatttaataaaattaattttttaaattatataaaatatacaagatattccattatttttattttattttttatttagaataattttgtttaaaaaaataattatggtaaaaatataatacaaatataaaaattaatatttcataaattaaaccaGTTCATTCGTcatttaaacataattaacAAAAGTAAAAATGTTTACTTTTATTAGTCAGTCCCAAATATTAGATGATAAAAGAACTTGTTGTCAGTGCTGTGGTGGTGATGGTGTAGGCTTTGGCATTTTGGATAATAAAccttgaatttctttcttttcatcatATGTTTTCCATagttcatataaattaatgatatatcgtgcgatttcttgaattttttccatATCAGCATTTAATTCAGCAAACCAtgcttttaaatctttttgtaatataacacAAGCTATTTGCAAACatcctaaaaatatttttatatctttaataaaatataattaataatttaagataaataataaatatggatattatgaattatattttacttaatatatatgttattaaagtacttcttatttttttcttaccaaTAGCTATTTGATGTGGtggatataataaacatacatCTGTACGTAAactatcattaattatacgcCATGCCAATGTAAGTAATTGTTCATCTGGACCTATATcttgaataagaattaataaaggcCGATATGGTTGATATACTATTAAACAACAATCTAAATGTtccaaaagataaaattcacaTTCGGAAATATGACTTCCACGATAAGGAAATTCTTGTGAATAagcataattgaatttattttttactgaaataataattaatatttaataattttttaactctaatttttcttttttaatataacttatttcattttatcatttgactatcttattttatttactatatataataaataaatatatataattacatacctACAGTTTGACATGCTGCAATTAATCTATTATGAGAAATAACTCCAAATTCTTCTACTTTTGAAGCTAAGAAAACAGATGTAGGTGCTAATAATAATGGATCTATACATTTTAAACTATTACGagcataaaatcttttaaaataaacagttGCAGTAGCTATAACTTGTTGTCTGAGTTTTAATTGTTCCCCCAATACTTGTATTACtgaaaaaatgtagaaaatttttatttaaatcatttgaaaacaaatgtaaatatatgaacTTGTATAAGTGATACAAATACAGTTACATTGGAGGTATAATAATTCCCTAATCTTCGCAATATAAAGTCACATTGACAATACTttcgattaattgattaatcgaaCGTTTAGCTTACAATTGGagaaaaagatgaataatttttgatattcttcttctgtaaaaattgaaagatcatGTTGTCGTTCTCGCACTAAGTCTTGTTTATCAAGAAGCCATTGTTGactaaaagatatatttatttattttataaaataaaaatgaaaaagaaaagtttattagaatatttaatatcttactGATGTGAACTTTGCCAAAAATTACCAGCCATATTACTGTCAAATTATTATCACAAAAATAAGCAAGTCTTATATCACACTACACGTCTGATTATCGTCTgatgaatatttgattatctccagattctataataatccagcatataataatttggtatttattcatttgatttttattttagtcactgtttatttataaaatttaatacaagtcTTATAAACGTCAACATTTTCGCGGTCActagtattatttaaatttctatttcttaaaaactttgtataaacttttatgttcgaaaatttactaattcaataaatttgaagatgaCTGTACTATATTTGAtgttaaatttcttcattttagtATCTTCAAATTTCCCTATATTTTCTGTAAcattatttgttgaaaattagcCTTTAATGAGTTAGATCTTATAATAGTAACTTTTTGATAACCGGAAATACTTAAAAAGACGTTTTTCCGAACGTAATGTAACGCGGTACAAAtagaagttttaatattttagatataatatgtttttataaaactttatcgacatattttctataaaatatattaagtataaaataagtatacatatatataaaataattgaagaaaaataatgtttgttTCTGCGTGGGAATATAACAATAgtataatgtatgtatattttctattgtcaatgaaaatcatttatcattaattataataaatagaataaattttatagaaataaattaagaaattgtattaaaacaaaattataaaaacaattttaatattattataacataatttaattttttttttacttatatatatattttaaatatactacagatatctctctttttttaataataaaaaaatgtattttaactttgcatctaaaaaattatcaaaatgaatttaactagaaaatatcgataatgaaaaatatattaataaatatctgtttgtttattttataatttatatgcattataatttttacttttttaattgaattatattattatattgtactatttttaatattatcaattattagcTTTATTAgctataattgattttttctttgaatttttgatatgaaaaaaatatgttatatttttaatatttctgaacatatattattaaattttatattcaagaaataaattaaacatgatatgatatcatatttagtataaatttatattattaaatttatattatcgatccataattatgaattaacatCGCTAGATAAATGTACTAGAAAATCAACGTTTCAAGTTCAGGgacgtatttaaatatacaagctgataataaagtaataaagttaattctatattttatataataaaaaattttataaaataaaaaatcttatatttaatgtatatttcgtaattaattatatattaattaatgaatataatgtaaaatattaaaatttgtattaatatgtgtattaatattatttattaatatatgatataataaaatttaatttaataaaatgagaaaaatatgtaaaaataacaaaatatataacaagtatttattaagaagctacacaatttttatgcaaaatgatttttatattatttaaatataaatataaaaataagatattaaaatttatttaaaatcttaaaaatatcacatattatatagtagaagaaagaataaaaattacaatgtattttataaagcaATTTCACAGGATTGTGAGTAATTTAAACGTACATTGTCCGCCATAGAGAGTTAGCGcgcttaattattaacaagacTGTATGAGCAGCATCGATGAATGAATCCTGTTGCGCAGACCGGTAGCTTTCATTGTAAAAGCGTCGATAGCTACCATATAGTCAGTCAGTTTCACGGGGTGAACGTCGATGCGTGAGTTTCgccaaatattcttttttgtatttagGCTAAGAATTGTAACCAAAAAGATTGTgcgatatgataatatttggaCAATAtgattagtatttttattaatgaaggTATGCTAAAGAATATGCAAAAGAAGAGatgttttcgaaacgaaagcgaCGGTCGGTAAAATCTAAAGGGAGCAGGCGTGGACTGCGAGTTCAAGTCGGGCGTGGGGATGAACTCTACGGGGAAtgcgagagggaggaggactGGGGCGCTTCCTGTGGTTGGCACTAGCCTAAAAAAGCTCCATAAACAGAATCGCGGCCGAATGTCTTTTCAATGCAACGAAAATGGTGAAGTGTGGGAAAAAGTGGGCATTGAGTAAAAGCTTCGACAGCTCGAACCATGACAGAGGCGTCGGAGGAGTAAGTAATATTACAATGTCTGTTGTACTTTTTGATAATTCTTTCGAAACCTGACTGTGTTCATGACTATGgcttaaattttgtattcctTGATATCACGTTTGCAATGCGGCACTTGACAGTTCTGTCTGATTTCATTTTACTGATTCTCCTGTCAACATTTTGCATATCTATTAATTTGCTTTaagttcttcaaattttttatatttgaaacgattctttcttcttgaaaATGTGTCATATTCATtggatatctaaaattttacacaAGTAAACGTATGATTTCGGTCAAAGTATTGGTGTGTTATCCTATGTCCGTGTAGGGGTGACCGTTCATTCATTAAATCGATGTCAGCGCGTAACATCTGCTATCTCGTATATAACAGCGATTCTTCGCTTTCGCGTATATGTCGGTCTTGcgcgtttttaaaatatctttaaagtaatttcgattttatattggttccaaacttttttattaagtaagaatttgtgaataaaatttaatttcttataaatcttgtttgataaaaacatattttatgtaattctataatattattaagaatattattctataatattatagaattataattaaaattaaaatatatttgtaaatctgttcataataaatgtttttgttttccattaaataataatatatatgtgaattttattttttaaaattattcttaataaatatatttggattaaaaatataataataaatcaattttgtaatgtgaatttgtaatattaactttttttctttggtatttcatttttagtGGTAACTATTTAGTGAGGGTTCGTGCCCAGGTAATGACAAGGGATGATAGTTCAGGTGGTTGGGTT is from Apis mellifera strain DH4 linkage group LG2, Amel_HAv3.1, whole genome shotgun sequence and encodes:
- the LOC412009 gene encoding cyclin-C: MAGNFWQSSHHQQWLLDKQDLVRERQHDLSIFTEEEYQKLFIFFSNLIQVLGEQLKLRQQVIATATVYFKRFYARNSLKCIDPLLLAPTSVFLASKVEEFGVISHNRLIAACQTVVKNKFNYAYSQEFPYRGSHISECEFYLLEHLDCCLIVYQPYRPLLILIQDIGPDEQLLTLAWRIINDSLRTDVCLLYPPHQIAIGCLQIACVILQKDLKAWFAELNADMEKIQEIARYIINLYELWKTYDEKKEIQGLLSKMPKPTPSPPQH